From a region of the Helicoverpa armigera isolate CAAS_96S chromosome 14, ASM3070526v1, whole genome shotgun sequence genome:
- the LOC110373322 gene encoding beta-1,4-N-acetylgalactosaminyltransferase bre-4, protein MMPKRSLKTRFLQLRVITVLFALLFLHAVITFFSSYGIYNYPHLPADVIETQLYKRTVPNLRLDGLKPKCSYAEVLQSTATVNNWEVQDKLDDFTATGVENGAYIPEECNPQFSVAIVVPYRKRQQQLDIFLQYIHKFMRKQNIHYRIYLVEQQNDGPFNRGFLLNVGARAAIRDKFPCLILHDVDLLPLDESNLYACANEPRHLSASIDKFRFVLPYKTIVGGVLAITADQFVAVNGFSNRFDGWGGEDDDFSWRLSSHKLEVVRFPREMSRYTMLRHRQEDRNPKRERIMKENRQRGNTDGLSTLPFSVGTVSNHRLYTLVAVS, encoded by the exons ATGATGCCAAAACGCTCACTCAAAacaag GTTCTTACAACTTCGTGTAATCACAGTATTGTTTGCACTGCTATTTCTCCATGCAGTTATAACCTTCTTTTCATCATATGGCATATACAACTATCCACATTTACCTGCCGATGTTATAGAAACTCAGCTATATAAACGAACAGTACCGAATCTCAGACTTGATGGCTTAAAACCTAAATGCAGTTACGCTGAAGTTCTTCAAAGTACTGCAACGGTTAACAATTGGGAGGTACAAGATAAGCTTGATGACTTCACAGCAACTGGCGTAGAGAATGGGGCCTACATCCCTGAAGAATGTAATCCTCAGTTTAGTGTGGCCATAGTAGTGCCTTATAGGAAAAGACAGCAACAATTGGATATATTTCTTCAATACATCCATAAGTTTATGAGGAAACAGAACATACACTACAG AATATATCTAGTGGAGCAGCAAAACGACGGTCCGTTCAATAGAGGTTTTCTGCTCAACGTTGGAGCAAGGGCCGCAATCAGAGACAAGTTTCCCTGCCTCATACTTCATGATGTGGACTTGTTACCTCTTGACGAGAGCAACCTGTATGCCTGTGCCAACGAGCCTCGTCACCTTAGCGCTAGTATCGACAAGTTCCGCTTCGTACTTCCTTACAAGACTATAGTTGGGGGGGTGTTGGCAATCACAGCAGACCAATTTGTGGCTGTGAATGGATTCTCCAATAGATTTGATGGATGGGGCGGAGAGGACGATGATTTTTCTTGGAGACTCAGTTCGCATAAATTGGAGGTGGTCAG GTTTCCTCGAGAGATGTCCCGATATACAATGTTGAGGCATCGGCAGGAGGACCGAAATCCAAAACGTGAACGTATCATGAAGGAGAACCGCCAACGAGGCAATACTGATGGCCTGAGCACCCTCCCTTTCTCAGTCGGGACTGTTAGTAATCACCGTCTTTACACGCTTGTAGCTGTAAGCTAA